A region of Streptomyces paludis DNA encodes the following proteins:
- a CDS encoding MDR family MFS transporter → MSDIAAAAPPPKEQNFSGRTGHFRLIYAALMAVMLLSALDQTIVSTALPTVVGELHGLNHMAWVTTAYTLAATIVMPIYGRFGDLLGRRTLYIGGIVIFLAGSAIAGSAQDMTVLIIGRAIQGLGGGGLMITSQSIIADLVPPRERAKYMAPLGAVFAFASVLGPLLGGWFTDSIGWRWSFWINLPFGLAALAVCLVALRLPRKAATITVDHIGIALMAAAVTCTVLVADWGGTTYAWSDPVIIGLAAVALATWALFFHSQSRAAEPVIPLRLFRSRIFNIATLIGMITVGVGMFAVVSYMPTYLQMVYGLNATRSGLMLLPLVLGLMGTSIASGRRMSRDGRYRLYPILGSAIVTSAFLLLSTIDAGSSLILLGGYLVLLGLGLGLLIQTLVLAVQNAFPASDVGTATSANNFFREIGATLGIATVGAIFTSRLAGQLTSRLSTSDLKAIGGTDSLTPSLVNSLPEHLHDAVVSAYQHALTPVFGYLVPLFLIGVVLAFVLPEKRIVDHTPDEDGQKAPETHLEGPKSLAKQAD, encoded by the coding sequence ATGAGTGACATCGCCGCTGCGGCGCCGCCGCCGAAGGAGCAGAACTTCTCCGGCCGGACAGGCCACTTCCGCCTGATCTACGCCGCCCTGATGGCCGTGATGCTGCTTTCCGCGCTCGACCAGACCATCGTCAGCACCGCCCTGCCGACCGTCGTCGGCGAACTGCACGGCCTCAACCACATGGCCTGGGTCACCACCGCCTACACCCTGGCCGCCACGATCGTGATGCCCATATACGGCCGCTTCGGCGACCTGCTGGGCCGCCGGACCCTCTACATCGGCGGCATCGTCATTTTCCTCGCGGGTTCGGCGATCGCCGGATCCGCACAGGACATGACGGTGCTGATCATAGGCCGCGCCATCCAGGGGCTGGGCGGCGGCGGCCTGATGATCACCTCGCAGTCGATCATCGCCGATCTGGTGCCGCCTCGTGAACGCGCCAAGTACATGGCCCCGTTGGGGGCTGTCTTCGCCTTCGCCTCGGTCCTCGGCCCGCTGCTCGGTGGCTGGTTCACCGACAGCATCGGCTGGCGGTGGTCCTTCTGGATCAACCTGCCGTTCGGGCTGGCCGCTCTCGCCGTGTGCCTCGTCGCGCTGCGGCTGCCCCGCAAGGCGGCCACGATCACCGTCGACCACATCGGGATCGCGCTCATGGCGGCCGCGGTCACCTGCACCGTTCTGGTCGCCGACTGGGGCGGCACCACCTACGCGTGGAGCGATCCGGTCATCATCGGACTGGCCGCCGTGGCCCTGGCCACCTGGGCCCTGTTCTTCCACTCCCAGAGCCGGGCCGCCGAACCGGTCATCCCGCTCCGCCTGTTCCGCAGCCGGATCTTCAACATCGCCACCCTCATCGGCATGATCACGGTGGGCGTCGGGATGTTCGCGGTCGTCAGCTACATGCCGACGTATCTACAGATGGTCTACGGCCTCAACGCCACCCGGTCGGGCCTGATGCTGCTGCCCCTCGTGCTCGGACTGATGGGCACAAGCATCGCCTCCGGGCGCCGGATGAGCCGCGACGGCCGCTACCGGCTCTACCCGATCCTCGGTTCGGCCATCGTGACCAGCGCCTTCCTGCTGCTGTCCACCATCGATGCCGGCTCTTCACTCATCCTGCTCGGCGGGTACCTCGTCCTGCTGGGCCTGGGCCTGGGCCTGCTGATCCAGACGCTGGTCCTCGCCGTGCAGAACGCCTTTCCCGCCAGTGACGTGGGCACGGCGACCTCCGCGAACAACTTCTTCCGGGAGATCGGCGCGACCCTCGGCATCGCCACCGTCGGCGCGATCTTCACCAGCCGGCTCGCCGGCCAACTCACCTCCCGCCTGTCCACGAGCGATCTCAAGGCGATCGGCGGCACGGATTCGCTCACTCCCTCACTCGTCAACTCCTTGCCGGAACACCTCCATGACGCGGTGGTCTCCGCCTACCAGCACGCCCTCACACCGGTGTTCGGCTACCTCGTACCGCTCTTCCTCATCGGCGTGGTGCTCGCCTTCGTACTGCCCGAGAAGCGCATCGTCGATCACACGCCGGACGAGGACGGGCAGAAGGCCCCCGAAACACACCTCGAAGGCCCCAAGTCGCTGGCAAAACAGGCCGACTGA
- a CDS encoding acyl-CoA-like ligand-binding transcription factor, which yields MSTSETLRERRRRETRTEIHATALRLAREHGFDGITVEMIAIGAGVSPRTFFNYFPSKEEAVVHGPTALPQAFVDDFAALGPARPGVVLDDLTRLLVRDLAETRPGREEFRTVFRLAHEHTAVQAALLTRFDRFQRSVAEAVALRLGKEPGDEVPSLIAALGLAAVRVGLERWAADDSPERDESALPYVERSLTLLRTFLTA from the coding sequence ATGAGTACCTCCGAAACCCTGCGGGAGCGCCGGCGTCGCGAGACGCGGACCGAGATCCACGCGACCGCGCTGCGACTCGCCCGGGAGCACGGCTTCGACGGGATCACCGTGGAGATGATCGCCATCGGGGCCGGCGTCTCACCCCGTACGTTCTTCAACTACTTCCCGAGCAAGGAGGAAGCCGTCGTCCACGGCCCGACGGCCCTTCCGCAGGCGTTCGTGGACGACTTCGCGGCGCTCGGCCCCGCGCGACCGGGAGTCGTCCTGGACGACCTGACCCGTCTGCTGGTGCGGGACCTCGCCGAGACCAGGCCCGGGCGGGAGGAGTTCCGTACCGTCTTCCGGCTCGCGCATGAACACACCGCGGTCCAGGCCGCGTTGCTGACCCGGTTCGACCGCTTCCAGCGCTCCGTGGCCGAAGCGGTCGCTCTGCGTCTCGGGAAGGAGCCGGGCGACGAGGTGCCGAGCCTGATCGCCGCGCTGGGGCTGGCCGCGGTGCGCGTCGGTCTGGAGCGCTGGGCGGCCGACGACTCCCCGGAACGGGACGAGTCGGCCCTTCCCTATGTGGAGCGCTCGCTCACCCTCCTGCGGACCTTCCTCACGGCCTGA